In a genomic window of Akkermansiaceae bacterium:
- a CDS encoding BrnT family toxin, with protein MTFEFDPEKSRSNESKHGIDFTSAQALWQDEDRVVFPANSETEQRFALLASFGGKVWAAFYTMREERIRIISVRRARTKEIEVYES; from the coding sequence GTGACGTTCGAGTTTGACCCAGAAAAAAGCCGGAGCAATGAATCAAAACATGGAATCGATTTTACATCAGCCCAAGCCTTGTGGCAGGACGAAGACAGAGTTGTCTTTCCCGCTAATAGCGAGACAGAACAGCGGTTTGCCTTGCTTGCAAGCTTTGGTGGCAAGGTGTGGGCCGCATTCTACACGATGAGAGAAGAAAGAATTCGGATCATTTCTGTAAGACGAGCAAGAACAAAGGAGATAGAAGTATATGAAAGCTGA
- a CDS encoding IS256 family transposase, whose product MNEQTHPSHNDEIINLLLADGLENSLSKIAELLMNTAMLLERIHHIGAAPYERDAVERNGYANGFKPRSFQTAVGKINLQVPQVRDSDTTFRTSLLEKGSRSDRSLKAAIATMYVQGVSTRRVTQVMKGLCGFDVSSAQVSKLTSELDAEFKKWRSRPLPEVAYLLLDATYYKVRIDGTVRDCATLKAIGVRRDDGKRMILGVSCALSEAEIHWREFLTDLKERGIGIPDMITSDAHTGLRAALKATFNASPWQRCQFHLQQNAQNYITKQHLKSKVAADLRAVFNADSREHAEERLKDFVNTYRKDQPKLAAWAEENIPEGFAVFTLPEAHRKRLRTSNACETLNSQIKRRTRVVGLFPNEDSLLRLVTAVLVEISETWETGKSYLKLN is encoded by the coding sequence ATGAACGAACAGACACATCCTAGCCATAACGACGAAATCATCAACCTTCTTCTCGCCGACGGACTCGAAAACAGTCTCTCAAAGATCGCTGAACTCCTCATGAACACCGCCATGCTGCTTGAGCGCATCCACCACATCGGAGCCGCCCCCTATGAAAGGGACGCCGTTGAGCGCAATGGATATGCCAACGGTTTCAAGCCGAGGTCCTTCCAGACTGCCGTAGGCAAAATCAACCTGCAGGTTCCCCAGGTTCGTGACAGTGACACGACATTCCGCACCTCACTGCTTGAGAAGGGTTCGCGCAGTGACCGATCACTCAAGGCCGCCATCGCCACCATGTATGTGCAGGGAGTCAGTACACGCCGTGTCACCCAGGTCATGAAGGGACTTTGCGGCTTTGACGTTTCATCAGCACAGGTCTCCAAGCTCACCTCTGAGCTTGATGCCGAGTTCAAAAAATGGCGTTCACGCCCTCTACCCGAAGTCGCCTATCTGCTGCTCGACGCCACCTACTACAAGGTCCGCATCGACGGCACTGTAAGGGATTGCGCCACCTTGAAAGCCATCGGGGTGAGACGTGACGACGGCAAACGCATGATCCTTGGCGTCTCCTGCGCCCTCTCCGAGGCAGAGATTCATTGGCGAGAGTTCCTGACCGACCTCAAGGAGCGCGGCATCGGCATTCCCGACATGATCACATCCGATGCACACACAGGTCTCAGGGCAGCCCTCAAAGCCACGTTCAATGCCAGTCCGTGGCAACGCTGCCAGTTCCACCTTCAGCAGAACGCCCAGAACTACATCACCAAACAGCACCTCAAAAGCAAGGTCGCGGCAGATCTGCGAGCCGTTTTCAATGCAGACAGTCGGGAGCACGCAGAAGAACGCCTCAAGGACTTCGTCAACACTTATCGCAAAGACCAGCCAAAGCTCGCAGCCTGGGCCGAAGAGAACATTCCTGAAGGTTTTGCCGTGTTTACCTTGCCTGAGGCACATCGCAAGCGCTTGCGCACATCCAATGCCTGCGAAACACTCAACAGCCAGATCAAACGCCGCACTCGGGTCGTCGGACTCTTTCCAAACGAAGACTCGCTACTGCGGCTCGTGACCGCTGTATTGGTCGAAATCTCCGAGACTTGGGAAACAGGAAAATCCTACCTCAAGCTCAACTAA
- a CDS encoding CopG family transcriptional regulator, translated as MKAEELDKIFDDGEEDILPYLDLSKAVRPGHQAKRVNVDFPIWMVSRLDHEADRVGVARQALIKIWIAERLHESRKNNTAEQVAASDR; from the coding sequence ATGAAAGCTGAAGAACTAGATAAGATTTTTGATGACGGAGAGGAGGACATTCTTCCTTATCTGGATTTGAGTAAAGCCGTTCGCCCAGGTCATCAAGCCAAGCGTGTGAACGTCGATTTTCCTATATGGATGGTTTCACGCTTGGATCATGAAGCGGATCGTGTTGGCGTAGCGCGACAGGCTTTGATCAAAATATGGATTGCCGAGCGATTACACGAGTCGCGTAAGAATAATACGGCAGAACAAGTCGCTGCATCCGACCGCTAA